gaccactatgctacctggatgcctatGTTACTTATCTTAAATTGTGTTGTGTCACAGTCCGTCGAGACAAAAATTAAGATCCACATTTTCCCATCAGTTAATCACAGGTAACTTAACATGCAACCAAATCATTTGAACCAGACAACATGAAGCTAGAGCAGACTCTTAACACTCACTGGATGTTGAAGTGCTGCAggaggatggccagactctcaCACGCTCCCTCTATTGCAAACTTACTTGCACAGTACACCTCATTAAAGGGAAGACCTGTAGACCACAATTGGTCCAAAAACAGAATTGGTTTATTTTAAAATGTCACATCATGACAGCAaactatcatcatcattatcattatcataatcATAATGTCTTCgtccatgtctacgtctgtgTCTGAGTTTGTCTCAACTCATCGTATGAAGAACTTATGTCCGTGATCGTCAATTTCGTAtgatgtctgggagagctggcactggattggcttggagagcttggtctgctgcgtcctctgggccgagggaccatggccctgcccggagctgcgcccgaagagcaaacaccgagggcagtctggcaggacgcggaagcggggcaggctaaggcaactgctagcccatgcagaccagcacttccaataacaccgagacaacactgagggcggtctggtggcagccttgcctagcatcgactgtgcagtgtttttgtctgcgcctgagtttgtgtcattgtgtggagtgtgggggaggtgtgtcgaaggggaGACGAGGagagctgggagagctagcgttggatcagctgagggagcctggtctgctgtgtccggtgggcccaaggaccacagccctgcccggaactgcagccgaagaggaagcaccgagggcagtctgacaggacgtggaagcgaggcaggctaagctaactgctagcccatgcagaccagcagttccgacagtcatcctggctggcgttcgttctctggacagtgacatttttagactgtgttgcaaatttactgaatggactgtgttgctgactgtcttttttttttttttgttctctctggggttttttttttgggaggggggattgattttttttttttggaaggttttggatgtgtttttgtcttttgtgttgcactactgtgggctgtgAGAAACGAAActttgtctcttttgtgtatgcaagtacatgaatgagatgacaataaattgttcctgattcctgattattatcatcattatcacctTCATCACCATCATCCTCATATAAACTGAACAAACACTGTTGAAGTCAGGCTAAAATGGCTTTTTGaggtcatttttctttcaggcatTAACTTATATGTGTTGAAAATGGAACGTCAGGGTAGGACAGAGCATATTGTCAAAAATTGTTTTCTCAAAATGGATCAATTCCAATCAAACTGCCACAATATTCAGAGAAAAGGAAAAGGTGTTTTGGGTTGAGAGCAACCAAAAATGCAGCCTCAGACCATTGTCTCTTGCCACACTTGATAGATAGCTCCAAAACTATGCTGTTGAAAACTGAGCTGGAGTGATGACACAGTTTTTCTATACTAAGTGGGGAATGGTGAGATAGTACAGATAGCTTTGAACAATATAATAGTACAGTTTTCTAAATTTGTTGGCATATTATCATAGAGCTACATTAGGGCATGGATAATTGGCTAAATGAATGAAAATGTGATGTTCTTTTAAATTCAGCATGGTCCTTAACATTTAATTTCTCTTCATTCCTCAAATATTTCTTTCTCACCATGAAGGCCTCCAATGCTGCCTGTGACCAGAATACGACCCTGGCCTTGGGCCTTCATCCCAGGTAGAAAAGCCTGGATGGTCTGGATGGTTCCCAGGAGGTTGACCTCCAGGATCTGTCTCATAGTGTCCAGGGACTGGACCTCCAGTGGCCCCATTAGCCCTGTGCCGGCGTTGCACACTGAGAAGACAGACGTAAGATAACAACGTTAatacttttttttaatcagcCATAATGAGCCATGCATACCAATACAGCAACAAATGTAGATATAATTTTCAGAAACAATATTAAGCCATGTGAGCGGAGAGAGGAATCTTAGAGCATACCCAGGATGTCTACTCGCTTCTCTGCCACCCTGTCTCTGGCATCCAGGATGGACTGCTGGTCAGTCACATCCATTTGCAGGATTTCCAAAGTGTTTCTGTGCAAATTCTTCACACACTCCAGCAGACGCTCCCGCTTAGCTAGGTTTCTCATGGTAGCATAGACTGAGCAGATAACAGTGCTTAGTGACATGGTTAAGAGAGCATGCTGTACAACATGAGCAGggtttgaaaaaataaagtgttGCTTTGACTTTGTTGCAGATGCAAATAAGCAATAGTTACCATAACCTCAACTAATATTTCAGATATAGGCAATGGACACCAGCAGTTCTAACTATCACAGGGACACAGTGCTGCAGGGCTGAAAAACTCTTAGTGTAAAACAAACTCAAGCATTAATCATCTTTCAATGGTAatgtatcaggatgaaattcagatattgtcacacacaacaacatacacagttttgttgtctagatgaatgataatgagaatctacGACCTAAGCATTATTTGAAAAATAGTTGTGGTTTGAGCTTATACTTTACACTAcccaacagttcaatgtgatgtaaTAAGCAAGCAGATATTGTACAATGGTGCTGTGCAAAATTCCCTATGACTACTATGGtaatgatattttccatatcacccagcactacGGTGAAGCTTGTCAACTCTGGTTTACCTTTGTATGTCTTGTCCGGGTTTGAGGCCAGCCGTACAGCCAGACTCAGGCCTATTCCTGAGGAACAGCCTGTgatcaccaccaccttctgggCCATCGAGTCCGGCTCACCTCGCTGTTGATTTATTACAGAGAGAGCCGTGTGAACAGGATCAGGAGGCTTCTCAGTAAAAGATAGGGCGTGATATCATGGCATGGGAAGAGAGCCCTCCTCTCCTAAATCCCGTGTTTTTACATCCCTCAGTATCACAAGGCCGCTTGAATCAAAACAATTCTCTTTCCCAGCCAATCATTTCTCCCCCGGTGTCATAACAATATGTATTATGGCCATCACACCACCTTGAACCTCGCCATCCTTCAGTATCCCTCTAAGCGAACTTAATATGGGTCCTTAGAGGCAACTGCATGGGAACAGCTGAGGCCAGAACCACATTGGTTGAAGCTTGTTTCTATTATGCTGTGGTTTCAGTTGGGGCGTCTGTAACACAGATTAGGAGGAAATATCACACCTGTGTACTGTAATGATAACTGGGATATGCATACAATGGAGAGAAAAACTCCAAATATACCCTGTAGCCTTACAAACAAGAACTCAATTCAGACATTCCCAAATATATGAAAATGTTAAGCGAGGGAGGTCATATCAAAAAGCACTTATTGTAATAGCTAAATCGTTAAAAAGACAACATGTTTTGACTACTAAGGTCTTTGTCAGGGCTACTAAACAGTCAATACCAGTGTAGCCTcacttatatatatgtatatatatataaaagcaacAACCAATGGGAGGTAATCACACAACCCAGAAAATAACGTGACAGGTGATgcaaattgaaaatgatgaaaaaAACATGAGATGGTACAACACAGAAATATATATACATGTACGTCATAAATGGAGGCACCTAGTAATAACTAGGATATACATACAACGGAGAGAAAAACTCCAGATTGTTGCCCTTAGCTCTGCCTAAATGAGCCACCCAGAAATACCAGGAGATGGCAGCAACACATTGAAAGCGTTGCTGGACGGTGATTCCCACCCCAAACACCAGGAATACTCATTCATGTGCCAAGTGTGGGCCAGTTTTCTTTCCTCCTCAACATGGCAACGTCAGATTTCACTAATTTGTCCTCTCCCATCTGGCTGAAGGTTTATTAGTCGCTGAAATGAGCTCGGTGAAGTGTTGGGTTGCAATAGAAAAGCTGCATGGCACATGTGTCATATCACTGACCTCCATGGCTCGACCAGGACAATGAAGCTGAGGGCAGCCAGAAAGGCACACAATGGTCTCTAGATTAAAGAATGAAGGGGGGAAATACTTCAGCGGTCTTTTGTTTTCATTAGATCTCAGATTTGACGGCCTTACCTGCTTTTTCCAGAGAATTTGTGAAAAGAAATAGTTTGTTAAAGGCGAGAGCACATCAGGACCTCGATGACCTCAACCTCTGCTAGTTTCGAGTCTTGTTCAGCACAGTATGGTCatttttttgaatttttaaaatatttgttGTGTGCTTATTTTACAGATATCAACACAAACATCTTTTGCATTTTGAGATGCTTTCTAAACTACAGTACTTCCATATCAGCAAGTCAAATCTACAAGGGGAAGCTTGGTCCACCTGCAAGAATGGGATCTAACTTAGTCAGCCAGGGTGCAAAAGTGGCTGTAGATCACTACAAGTAATCAATCCTAAATGTTTAATGTTGCTGGTGATAATATTCCACAGTGATAATGGAACTTCACTGTGTGTGAGTTTTCACTAGGGGGCAGAGATACCTCAGTTTCTTATTCCTGGATCTGTCTCATTTCTTACCCAGCACATGGTTCCCTGTGTCACCCTCTAAATGATCACCCCTTGTTTTAGATGCCTGGTTTGTTAAACTTAAGTGAGTTCGTCAAGATTTAGTGTCATGCAACTAAAAGGAAGTGCCTTCTCATTATAACCATTCAAGAAATGTATATGGTGTCATGTCTTTACAAcaccaaaaaatatatatatatatgatggtgAAGAACTGCATAAGTATCACAAAATAATATGCTAAAACTGTTGTATTTCCCTCCCTTTGGCATCGCATTTTGCTACATATACTGAGTAAGAGATCCAAATTCACCTCAAGGTCAACCACCTCACTTCATAATACAGACATGAAGTTTGTAAAGGAATTCCAATTTCTCTGTTGCCAAGTTCTAGCATGCAAAATTGCCCTGAAATCGCATCGCCCGTTTTGCAAATTGTTCCGATAAAATCTGCCATAGAAATAAGCACTGTCCTGTTTAGGGGACGCATGCCATGTTACTGATCCTGCAGCTGCTTTTCAAGGCCTGTTTAAGCTGGAAAATGTGGCTTTGAAGTCATTCTTTCCTGTCAGTTCTGCCTGTTTATTCAtctatatttttttgtttgtcaacctctctgtctatctgcctgtctgtccatctgtctgtctgtccatctgtctatgtgtccatctgtctgcctgtctgtgtgtccatctgtctgtctgtctgtctgtctgtctgtctgtctactatgCACATTGTCCACCGGTAGAGTCTGTGGGTGGTTAAAGTTCCATGATACCCTATGCAATGTTTAACAAGCGTGATTTAAAAGGCATTCTTTCTGCTGTTGGGAGCCAACCAAGTGGAAATTTCCTGCTATTTAGTTCAGTTCCTCTCCTTGAGATGGCATCACGGTGGCTTCTGTCCCAGTCTGTGGGACAAGTTAAGACATTCCTTGGACCtcattaaaaaaatgtaaaaatgtcAGCCCACATTAGCGTTGAGTAAATATAGCCCAAACGTTATTGTCTTGACACATACAGCATCTAAAGTTTGCCATAATCCTATGAAATGACTGACTTGTTTTGTGTTGCATGTGCTTTGGAACATATGGTTATTTGCAGTAGATGTAGCGAACTCCATCCCATCTTTCGGTCCAATGTGCCAATGACGCAAACCTGAGAGAGCAAAAGTAAACAAACGATGGAGCACCCAGGTCTGTTTTCCATATTACATCCCCTATTGAGCTTTCCACTGTCACCGACACGTGATCAAGGCCTCACGGAAACCTCAGCATCATAAACGGGAGCAAGTGGTCTCCTGTCAGCTGGCGTTCTCTGAATCCATTCTGGAAGCATCGGGACAAATAAACCCTGAATAGGCTTCTGAAGACCCGGCGGACACTCAGTGAAAAGAGCGAGGATGGTTCCACGTGTTTGGCCGTGTGTCTTTGGTGTAGGTTTTTTAAGTTTTGAAGTGGGGAAAAAAGGAAATGGTAGTTGGGGGCTGACAAGGTAGAAGGCTGGCCTCGTGCTCTGAGGGGATGCTTGGTGGTGTGTTGTTCAGATTGTGGACTCTGAACATGCTGCAAAGACAGCAGCGGGTGTCTGTTGGACAAATAACGGTTCCCATTCATGTGCTCAGCCCGTGGGTATTGGACAACATGAGTCACACTGGGCTGCCCTATTTAAGGCCAGATACTGTATGTTTATTAAGCGCATGGTTCTAGACACAAGACAATGTCTGTGCTTCACGGAGCGACTAAAGAGGAAGACTTACTCGACAGGATGTCCCAAGAGAGAGCGATGAGCAGAAGTGAGAAAACCAAATGGGGGTTGTGGAAAATGAGGTGCGATGAAATGGCACGCGATATCTGCTCATAAACAATtgagaaaaaaattaaattctGCCTAAAGCATTATGGTGAAACTGAATAATGATGTCCTTAACACCCCAGCAAAAACATTATATTTAAGAGTTGATTACATGTTAACCTCAATAGTGCATCGTCACATAAAGAATGTCTCATGATGAGTCAAAGCACCACTAATTTTACTTTTGTCAGTATCAAAATGTATTTTCTTAATACCAGAAatgtgaaccagttcatctggacacaacattgctgctcctgaagctgtgtcttcagtccacgtacctcacatacagggggcagcactataggcagaggcatgggtgtgctatgggttctgcagtctcacctgtagtggccaacttgtacatggaggaaatggaaaagagggctctgatgtcctacccAGGGACACaatctagccattggttcagatttgtcgACGACACCCGGGTCGTCATCAAGTTCACCGGGGAGGATGTGACAAATGACAGGCTagcctgtgaaattgcaattggtgatgggggacatttggttGTCGATGTGTACCATAAACCAATACATActgaggaatcaggaacactttatttgtcgtttcatttcatgtacgcccagcccacagcagtgcacacaaacatatacccaagaactacaagaacatatatatccaaactaaaaaatatatatccaaattttaaaaaaaaaatcactgtccaagagaacgaacgccagctaggatgactgtcggaactgctggtctgcatgggctagcagttagcttagcctgcccctcttccacatccggtcagaccaccctcagtgtttcctctttgggcgccgctttggggcaggggccgtggtccttgggcccaccggactcagcaggccaggctccctc
The nucleotide sequence above comes from Lampris incognitus isolate fLamInc1 chromosome 10, fLamInc1.hap2, whole genome shotgun sequence. Encoded proteins:
- the hsd17b1 gene encoding estradiol 17-beta-dehydrogenase 1, encoding MAQKVVVITGCSSGIGLSLAVRLASNPDKTYKVYATMRNLAKRERLLECVKNLHRNTLEILQMDVTDQQSILDARDRVAEKRVDILVCNAGTGLMGPLEVQSLDTMRQILEVNLLGTIQTIQAFLPGMKAQGQGRILVTGSIGGLHGLPFNEVYCASKFAIEGACESLAILLQHFNIHVSLIECGPVNTDFMSNLQRAELGDQALHQVDVRTVGYYEKYLQHCVSVFQDAAQDTEEITEVFLEAIQSSSPAFRYYTKGALPPLTRLKIISPDGSQYIRTLSKLIFSSHPKEEK